A genomic stretch from Telopea speciosissima isolate NSW1024214 ecotype Mountain lineage chromosome 7, Tspe_v1, whole genome shotgun sequence includes:
- the LOC122667603 gene encoding mitogen-activated protein kinase kinase kinase 2-like: MAGKCSSTCPMRTEWVKGNAVGSGSFGVVNLAMNKFTGKLFVVKSASSEAGFKSMENEARILESLNSPYIIRCLGKDFSKEANGERKLNLFLEFMAGGSLSNVVEKFGGALDETVIRSYTKEILQGLAYLHKCGIVHGDIKCKNVLLGSSGNIKLADFGCAKRQNSSKLDKGSKNSLGSIGGTPLWMAPEVLRNEGVDFASDIWSLGCTIIEMATGRLPWGDLHLNPMAAVFNIACSNETPELPTKFSNEGLDFLAKCLQRNPKMRWTCEELLHHPFISGNSERRCSCKKDACSPTSVLDDGLYQEDYESDESVSPIKEELQSRIPFLTRSSCGRHRTARRQHREIALQSTENWITVRSG; the protein is encoded by the coding sequence atggcAGGGAAGTGTTCAAGCACTTGTCCTATGAGAACAGAATGGGTGAAGGGAAATGCAGTTGGGTCCGGTTCCTTCGGTGTTGTCAACTTAGCCATGAACAAATTCACCGGCAAGCTCTTTGTTGTCAAATCGGCCTCATCAGAAGCAGGTTTTAAATCTATGGAGAATGAGGCCCGCATATTAGAGAGCCTTAATTCTCCTTACATTATCCGATGCCTTGGGAAAGATTTCTCCAAGGAGGCAAATGGGGAGAGAAAGCTTAACCTCTTCCTAGAATTCATGGCTGGGGGAAGTTTGTCCAATGTCGTTGAGAAGTTCGGTGGCGCTCTAGATGAGACTGTGATTCGTTCATACACCAAAGAGATCCTCCAGGGCCTCGCATATCTCCATAAGTGTGGTATCGTTCATGGTGATATCAAGTGCAAGAATGTGCTCCTGGGTTCATCAGGAAACATCAAATTGGCAGACTTTGGGTGTGCAAAGAGGCAGAACTCTTCAAAACTTGACAAGGGTTCAAAGAATTCCTTAGGATCTATTGGTGGGACACCATTATGGATGGCACCAGAAGTTTTGAGAAATGAAGGAGTGGACTTTGCCTCAGATATTTGGTCCTTGGGATGCACCATCATTGAAATGGCAACTGGGAGACTTCCGTGGGGCGACCTGCACTTGAATCCAATGGCTGCAGTTTTCAATATTGCGTGCAGCAATGAGACACCAGAGTTACCAACCAAGTTTTCCAATGAAGGGTTGGATTTCTTGGCCAAATGTTTGCAGAGGAATCCAAAAATGAGGTGGACTTGTGAAGAATTACTTCATCATCCATTTATCTCTGGGAATTCAGAAAGGCGGTGTTCGTGCAAGAAAGATGCTTGTTCCCCAACAAGTGTCTTAGATGATGGACTATACCAAGAGGATTATGAGTCAGATGAGTCAGTCTCTCCAATTAAGGAAGAGCTTCAAAGCAGGATTCCATTCCTTACAAGATCAAGTTGTGGAAGACACAGAACGGCAAGAAGGCAACACAGAGAGATCGCTCTGCAATCAACAGAAAATTGGATTACTGTTAGATCAGGTTAA
- the LOC122667605 gene encoding TVP38/TMEM64 family membrane protein slr0305, which yields MRTLRPCLTYPSFQSHLIPFRRTLLLSPCSSYFLLNFKPKRFHVLKPCSSLKETKKQTLKNSTGIPQSLRRFGNPKNDGNDSDEGRDKRSGEGDFGLEGETAAKGTFLAGLFLIGVVGGFGVVGYIYKDQLNAILTQLSGFIEGYGTAGYALFVAVYAGLEVLAIPAIPLTMSAGLLFGTVTGTIIVSISGTVAATVAFLIARYFARERILKLVEGNKKFLAIDKAIGENGFRVVTLLRLSPLLPFSLGNYLYGLTSVKLVPYVLGSWLGMLPGTWAYVSAGAFGRAIIQEESDVGLPRGNNQLLTLGLGLLVTAVAAAYVTKLAKDAVKDIE from the exons ATGCGCACCCTGAGGCCCTGCCTCACCTACCCATCTTTCCAATCTCATCTAATTCCCTTCAGACGCACCTtacttctttctccttgttcttcttatttcttattaaacTTCAAACCAAAGCGTTTTCATGTCCTCAAGCCATGTTCATCTCTCAAAGAAACCAAGAAACAGACCCTCAAGAATTCCACTGGCATTCCACAGAGCCTGAGAAGGTTTGGTAATCCCAAGAACGACGGAAATGACTCTGATGAAGGCCGTGACAAGCGTTCTGGAGAGGGAGATTTCGGTTTGGAAGGAGAAACTGCAGCTAAAGGTACCTTTTTGGCAGGTCTTTTTCTTATTGGCGTTGTTGGCGGGTTCGGGGTAGTTGGGTATATCTACAAAGACCAGCTCAATGCAATCCTGACGCAGCTTTCAGGTTTCATTGAAG GTTATGGCACAGCAGGGTATGCTTTATTTGTTGCTGTTTATGCTGGATTAGAG GTCCTTGCAATTCCAGCCATCCCCTTAACCATGTCTGCTGGCCTTCTATTTGGAACTGTAACTGGAACTATCATCGTCTCTATCAGTGGAACG GTGGCAGCAACTGTTGCCTTTCTCATTGCTAGATATTTTGCTCGTGAACGAATACTTAAATTGGTTGAAGGAAATAAGAAATTTCTAGCCATTGACAAAGCAATCGGAGAAAATGGTTTTCGAGTTGTCACACTTCTCCGTTTGAGTCCTTTGCTGCCTTTTTCTCTAGGGAACTATCTGTATGGATTGACATCTGTGAAGCTTGTTCCGTATGTATTGGGCAG TTGGTTGGGAATGCTTCCAGGAACGTGGGCTTATGTCAGTGCTGGAGCATTTGGCCGAGCAATCATT CAAGAAGAATCTGATGTTGGACTACCTCGAGGTAACAATCAGTTACTGACACTTGGACTGGGGCTCTTGGTGACAGCAGTGGCTGCAGCTTATGTAACTAAGCTTGCCAAA GATGCTGTAAAAGATATTGAGTAG